In Phosphitispora fastidiosa, the following are encoded in one genomic region:
- a CDS encoding DUF6789 family protein, translating to MKDKFILGLSAGLAGSLVMAVLLWLLNLIPGVSIKILYEMATLFLAGESGALENGITGTIVHFICGSIIGMAMLALFHVTGYGSPLLKGIGMGTFTWFLFCGILARLLNLQMRDTFIDSMLLLLLHIAFGITAGWFLVKYRDREIT from the coding sequence ATGAAAGACAAGTTTATCCTGGGACTGTCTGCCGGCCTGGCAGGTTCTTTAGTCATGGCAGTTCTTCTATGGCTGCTGAACCTGATACCGGGTGTCAGCATAAAAATACTATATGAGATGGCTACCTTGTTTCTCGCAGGCGAATCCGGAGCTCTGGAAAACGGTATAACCGGGACCATAGTACACTTTATCTGTGGTTCAATTATTGGTATGGCAATGCTTGCCCTGTTCCATGTCACGGGGTATGGTTCACCACTGCTCAAAGGCATCGGTATGGGAACATTCACCTGGTTTCTATTCTGCGGCATTTTAGCCAGGTTATTAAACCTGCAGATGCGTGATACCTTCATTGACAGTATGCTGCTCCTGCTATTACATATAGCCTTTGGAATAACTGCAGGCTGGTTCCTGGTCAAATACCGGGACAGAGAAATAACTTAA